The Candidatus Eisenbacteria bacterium genome has a window encoding:
- a CDS encoding GlsB/YeaQ/YmgE family stress response membrane protein produces MLNIIVGIVGAFLGGLLLAPLFGTGTINQSDFSIGSLFVSFLGAVILLAIVNFFRGRRARA; encoded by the coding sequence ATCCTGAACATCATCGTGGGCATCGTCGGCGCCTTCCTCGGCGGCCTGCTGCTCGCGCCGCTCTTCGGCACCGGCACGATCAATCAGAGCGACTTCTCGATCGGCTCGCTCTTCGTGTCGTTCCTCGGCGCGGTCATCCTGCTCGCCATCGTCAACTTCTTCCGCGGTCGCCGCGCCCGCGCCTGA
- a CDS encoding MBL fold metallo-hydrolase translates to MKVTLWGTRGSLATPGPETVRYGGNTSCVEVRGADGTLLVLDAGTGIRRLGGKLGPEAGRVDVLLTHLHMDHIQGLGFFRPLDQSGQEVHIWGPPSTTLDLRARVSRYLSPPLFPVRLRELPSRLTLHDVPLAPEEIRIGGLRISAALVCHPGPTVGYRISDDTATIAYIPDHEPLLGAARLPSSDWISGFDLAANADLLIHDSQYSATQYPKHVGWGHSAIPHVLEFAARTGVKRLVTFHHDPRHDDAALDRLVDEARSSGDLPFEILPGVEGACFELGHAMRNQRQTTLE, encoded by the coding sequence ATGAAAGTCACGCTTTGGGGAACGCGTGGCTCGCTCGCCACGCCCGGTCCGGAAACCGTCCGTTACGGCGGCAACACCTCCTGCGTCGAGGTGCGCGGCGCGGACGGCACGCTTCTTGTGCTGGACGCGGGGACCGGCATCCGGCGCCTGGGCGGAAAGCTCGGGCCGGAGGCGGGGCGCGTGGACGTGCTGCTGACTCATCTGCACATGGATCACATCCAGGGACTGGGCTTCTTCCGACCGCTGGACCAGAGCGGCCAGGAAGTGCACATCTGGGGGCCGCCGTCCACCACCCTTGACCTGCGCGCGCGCGTCAGCCGCTATCTGTCGCCGCCGCTCTTCCCGGTCCGGCTCCGGGAACTGCCTTCCCGCCTGACGCTGCACGACGTGCCGCTCGCGCCCGAGGAGATTCGGATCGGCGGGCTGCGCATCTCCGCGGCGCTCGTTTGCCATCCCGGCCCGACCGTCGGCTACAGGATCAGCGACGACACTGCCACGATCGCTTACATTCCCGATCACGAGCCGCTGCTCGGTGCCGCGCGCTTGCCGTCCTCGGACTGGATCTCGGGTTTCGACCTCGCCGCGAACGCCGACCTGCTGATTCACGACTCGCAATACAGCGCGACGCAGTATCCGAAGCACGTCGGCTGGGGGCACAGCGCGATCCCGCATGTGCTCGAGTTCGCGGCCCGCACCGGCGTGAAGCGCCTGGTCACCTTCCACCACGATCCGCGGCACGACGACGCAGCGCTGGATCGCCTGGTGGACGAGGCGCGCAGCTCGGGCGACCTGCCGTTCGAGATTCTTCCCGGCGTCGAAGGTGCGTGTTTTGAGCTAGGGCACGCCATGCGAAATCAGAGACAGACCACGTTGGAATGA